Proteins from a single region of Haloarcula laminariae:
- a CDS encoding DUF7521 family protein, with protein sequence MVHIPSSQVGIVVAETLTLIMGGLITYFSYKTYRRTGAPQHRWLTLGFGIITVGAILGGVLDIIVGRYFGENLLYTSVFISSTLTAVGLGVILYSLYVR encoded by the coding sequence ATGGTACACATCCCAAGCTCTCAGGTCGGCATCGTGGTCGCGGAGACACTCACCCTCATCATGGGGGGGCTCATCACCTACTTCTCGTACAAGACCTACCGGCGGACTGGCGCCCCCCAGCACAGGTGGCTCACGCTCGGTTTCGGCATCATCACCGTCGGCGCGATTCTCGGCGGCGTCCTCGACATCATCGTCGGGCGGTACTTCGGCGAGAACCTGCTGTACACCAGCGTCTTCATCTCCAGTACGCTGACCGCGGTCGGCCTCGGCGTCATCCTCTACTCGCTGTACGTGCGGTAG
- a CDS encoding Htur_1727 family rSAM-partnered candidate RiPP, whose translation MDDKTVDAPRGATSREWEVFCRENESEPLTHAGSVSAPTAAVAREQAATLFGHAAAALWLCPADETVRVQEGDLGVGAAAGESDDGATPTMEEGQMDAETLRGEAE comes from the coding sequence ATGGACGATAAGACAGTCGACGCGCCGAGGGGGGCCACCAGTCGCGAGTGGGAAGTGTTCTGTCGCGAGAACGAGTCCGAGCCGCTCACGCACGCCGGCAGCGTGAGCGCGCCGACGGCCGCGGTCGCCCGGGAACAGGCCGCGACGCTGTTTGGCCACGCCGCCGCGGCGCTGTGGCTCTGTCCGGCCGACGAGACAGTGCGGGTACAGGAGGGCGACCTCGGCGTCGGCGCGGCGGCCGGGGAGAGCGACGACGGGGCGACGCCCACGATGGAGGAGGGGCAGATGGACGCCGAGACGCTCCGGGGGGAGGCCGAATGA
- a CDS encoding TIGR04347 family pseudo-SAM/SPASM protein, translating into MISVSKLLTDLDAEGDGLRYDAAEESTKRQIRDRKQRRPVVVWNVTKQCNLYCDHCYAAADTEIADGELSTAEGKALLDDLADYGAPVVLFSGGEPLVRQDLEELIVYANEVGVRPVLSTNGTLITEERAESLKDAGLKYAGVSVDGLPERNDDFRGVDGAFDGAVQGIENCLDAGLKTGLRYTITERNAADLEGVVDMLTDVGVDRFCFYHLDYGGRGTEIVDADLTPADRREAVERVCDMTRDYHDRGEEIETLLVGNYADAAYLVEYAQEHMGETQARQVYEYLRVNGGDPTGERVADIDYQGNVHLTQFWQGYSLGNVRDRSFGAIWEDESNPLLRALRNREAHLSGRCADCRYAEVCRGASRLRALTVENDPFAPDPQCYLTDEEVSGASRFGWAESD; encoded by the coding sequence ATGATATCGGTCTCGAAGCTGCTGACCGACCTCGACGCGGAGGGCGACGGGCTGCGGTACGACGCCGCCGAGGAGTCGACGAAACGCCAGATTCGGGACCGGAAACAGCGGCGCCCGGTCGTCGTCTGGAACGTCACCAAGCAGTGTAACCTCTACTGTGACCACTGCTACGCCGCCGCCGACACCGAAATCGCCGACGGGGAACTCTCGACGGCCGAGGGGAAGGCGCTGCTCGACGACCTCGCCGACTACGGCGCCCCGGTGGTGCTGTTCTCCGGCGGCGAACCGCTCGTCCGCCAGGACCTCGAAGAGCTGATCGTCTATGCGAACGAAGTGGGCGTCCGACCGGTGCTGTCGACCAACGGGACGCTCATCACCGAGGAACGCGCCGAGTCGCTCAAGGACGCCGGACTGAAATACGCCGGCGTCTCGGTCGACGGCCTCCCGGAGCGAAACGACGACTTCCGCGGCGTCGACGGCGCGTTCGACGGCGCCGTCCAGGGCATCGAGAACTGCCTCGACGCCGGCCTGAAGACCGGGCTGCGCTACACCATCACGGAACGCAACGCCGCCGACCTCGAAGGCGTCGTGGACATGCTGACGGACGTCGGCGTCGACCGCTTCTGCTTCTATCACCTGGACTACGGCGGGCGCGGGACCGAAATCGTCGACGCGGACCTCACGCCGGCCGACCGCCGCGAGGCCGTCGAGCGCGTCTGCGACATGACTCGGGACTACCACGACCGGGGCGAGGAGATAGAGACGCTACTCGTGGGTAACTACGCCGACGCGGCCTACCTGGTCGAGTACGCCCAGGAGCACATGGGCGAGACGCAGGCCCGGCAGGTCTACGAGTATCTGCGGGTCAACGGCGGCGACCCGACCGGCGAGCGCGTCGCCGATATCGACTACCAGGGGAACGTCCACCTCACGCAGTTCTGGCAGGGATACTCGCTGGGGAACGTCCGCGACCGCTCCTTCGGTGCCATCTGGGAGGACGAGTCGAACCCGCTGCTCCGGGCACTGCGCAATCGGGAGGCCCACCTCTCGGGCCGCTGTGCGGACTGCCGCTACGCCGAGGTGTGTCGCGGCGCCTCCAGACTCCGCGCGCTGACCGTCGAGAACGACCCCTTCGCGCCCGACCCGCAGTGCTATCTCACCGACGAGGAAGTCAGCGGAGCGAGCCGGTTCGGGTGGGCCGAATCCGACTGA
- a CDS encoding PHP domain-containing protein, producing MLTVELHTHSSLSHDGRDPVELLLEQARAVGLDALAVTDHDEIEASLRAAELAPDYGLVGITGMEVTCEAGHVLALGITEAIPPGLSFAETLDRIREQGGLAVVPHPFQESRHGVLDKISKAELATADAIEVYNSRLLTGHSNRQAERFARRRGLPMTAGSDAHIAEMVGQAVTTVDADEASVAAILDAIREGRTTVEGERTPWRISFRQAAGGVKRRITSRLNGLLE from the coding sequence GTGCTGACGGTCGAGCTTCACACACACTCGTCGCTGTCCCACGACGGCCGAGACCCCGTCGAGTTGCTCCTCGAGCAGGCCCGCGCAGTGGGACTTGACGCCCTGGCCGTCACTGACCACGACGAGATCGAAGCCAGCCTTCGAGCCGCCGAACTGGCCCCCGACTACGGGCTGGTCGGCATCACCGGGATGGAGGTCACCTGCGAGGCGGGCCACGTTCTGGCGCTCGGCATCACCGAGGCCATTCCGCCGGGGCTGTCGTTCGCGGAGACGCTCGACCGCATCCGCGAGCAGGGCGGCCTCGCCGTGGTCCCACACCCGTTCCAGGAGTCGCGCCACGGCGTCCTCGACAAGATATCGAAGGCGGAACTCGCGACCGCCGACGCCATCGAGGTGTACAACTCCCGTCTGCTCACCGGCCACTCGAACCGACAGGCCGAGCGGTTCGCCAGGCGCCGCGGCCTCCCGATGACCGCCGGCAGCGACGCTCACATCGCGGAGATGGTCGGCCAGGCGGTGACGACGGTCGACGCCGACGAGGCGTCGGTGGCCGCGATTCTGGACGCTATCCGCGAGGGGCGCACGACCGTCGAGGGCGAGCGAACGCCGTGGCGCATCAGCTTCCGACAGGCCGCCGGCGGCGTCAAACGCCGAATCACGAGCCGTCTGAACGGCTTGCTGGAGTGA
- a CDS encoding DUF7521 family protein — translation MVSLSTVLLVVAKTLTLACGVVLTTLTHRAYKRTRSTAMRVLSLGIGLVTAGAVLAGSLNQLAGVPLVVSTTVESVFTAAGFLVMTYSLYSDRLVGT, via the coding sequence ATGGTCTCCCTCAGCACGGTCTTGCTCGTCGTGGCCAAGACGCTCACCCTGGCCTGTGGTGTCGTGTTGACGACGCTGACCCACAGGGCCTACAAGCGGACCCGCTCGACGGCGATGCGGGTCCTCTCGCTCGGCATCGGGCTGGTGACTGCCGGGGCGGTCCTGGCGGGGAGCCTGAACCAGCTGGCAGGGGTCCCCCTCGTCGTGAGTACCACGGTCGAGAGCGTCTTCACCGCAGCCGGCTTTCTGGTGATGACCTACTCGCTGTACTCGGACCGCCTGGTCGGGACGTGA
- a CDS encoding winged helix-turn-helix domain-containing protein — MVRDPVADEEAPELTTVLDALDDEDCRAIVSVLAEPMTASEISEESGVPLSTTYRKLELLTDSSLLYEGVEVRSDGQHASRYAIDFEEVVISLDEVREFEVEISHRARSPDQRLENLWSEVRKET; from the coding sequence ATGGTCCGGGACCCCGTAGCTGACGAGGAGGCGCCGGAACTAACGACGGTCCTCGATGCGCTGGACGACGAGGACTGTCGTGCTATCGTCAGCGTACTTGCAGAGCCGATGACCGCGAGCGAGATATCGGAGGAAAGCGGGGTCCCGCTTTCGACGACCTACCGGAAGCTCGAACTGCTCACCGACTCCTCGCTGCTGTACGAGGGCGTCGAGGTCCGGTCGGACGGGCAACACGCCAGCCGCTACGCGATCGACTTCGAGGAGGTGGTCATCTCGCTGGACGAGGTCCGCGAGTTCGAGGTCGAGATATCACACCGGGCCCGGTCGCCGGACCAGCGCCTGGAGAACCTCTGGTCGGAAGTTCGAAAGGAGACATAA